The following is a genomic window from Hydrogenobaculum sp. Y04AAS1.
GATGGTTCCAGTCATTACTTCTGGTATTGGTGGACATCCTGGTATTTTAACGATAGGCTTATCTGTTATTACCTTATCAATAGGTACAGCCGTTGTAGGGTTTGGCTTGGCAGCTTGCACACAACCCCAAGACGCACAAGAACCCCATGCTATCACAACTTTTGCACCTTCTGCTGCTTTTTTCAAGCCTTCTAAGAAAGGTTTACCTCCCACAACGCAATACATTCCGTCGTCTCCAAGAGGTGGATTTCCCTCCACTGCCAATATGTATTCTCCATGGTATTTTTTCATTATATCTTCTTTGTGCTTTTCTAAGGCTTCTCCGGCTGCCGCTGATAGCGTATCATCGTACTCTAAAGATATCATAGTAAGAAGCACATCTGAGGCCAAAGGTGTAGCTGATCTTATGAAGGATTCAGAGCAACATGTACACTCAAGCCCATGTATCCATATCACTGGTACTCTTGGCTTGGTTTCCATCGCCTCTACTACTTTTGGTATCAAAGCAGGTGGTAAACCCATAAGACCAGTGATGATAGCTGAGAACTTCATGAACTCCCTCCTACTCACCCCGTGTCTTTTGAGGGCTTCCCAAAAGGTCTCTTTTCCATCTATCATAAAAGCCTCCTTCTGAATAAATATTCATTAATTATACTAGCACTTTTAATATTTCTTGTCAATGATTTCTTTTTATAAAAGCAATAAGACATATTTATAGGTTTATAACGAAGATATTATTACACAAAAACCTTTTAAAGTCTTTTGAAATGTCTAACTATGTAAGTGTATTATAAATATTTTTATATTTCAATTCTGCTGCATTTCATACAAAAAAAAACGATTTATAATAGCAGGAAATTTTATATAAGTGGAGGTTAATATGACAAATATATCAGTGAAGACAAAGCTTTATATCTTGGGTGCAATAGTGGCTTTTTTTGGTGTTGTTATAGGGGCTATCGTCTTTTATAATACCCATAAAGCAGTAGCTCAAATGGACCAAGAAAAGTATTGTCTTAAAGTAGCCGATCCTCTTTATGAGATGCTTATAGAACTTCAAACGGCTAGGATGTATAATAAGTCTTTGGCGGTGGGTGATAAAAGCTATAAAACACCTTTGGAAAATACTTTTAACAAAATAGACAAGATTTTATCAAAACTTTCTTTATTGGATAAAAAATATGGGAAAAAACTTGATATGAACAAAAGTTTTGCTGAGCTTTTATCTATGTATGACAACCTTAAGCAAAATGCTTATAGTTTTAATCCGTATCAAGTGAATAAAAATTATGATACCATATCTAACTTTTTAACAGATAAACTTATTATAAGAGATTGTTATATAAGAGGAAAACTTATCAAAGATCCTGATTTTGCGGATTCTACTGCCATAACTGGATTTTTTGGAAATCAGCCTCATATTATTTTAAAAGTCGGTAAACTTCAAAGTAAATCTTTTGAGCTTATAAATATATCTAAACAAAACGCAACTTCAAACACTGCTCAAAGTACAAATTCAACATCAAACCTAAACAATAGCTTAAACCAACAGAGCGCTTCTAATCAACAAAACACATATATACACCATTTGGTTATGGATATCTCAAGTTTGTTGAGCAGCATAAGAGAACATATTCATTACGCTTGTTTATTTTACAACGAGAGCGCCAGAGCCAATAAGTTTTACAACGAAATACATCTGTCTGCCAACGCTTATAAAAGATATATAAACGATACTTTTAAACCCATTATAGAAAAAATATTGGATAATCCAGAGAGTGCCTATATTTACAAAGAGCAGTTTGTGAGCTCTCTTTCAAAGCTACAAACTCTTTCTAACGCATTATCAAGAGATACAATTCATACGTTAGAAAAATCTGTAAATATTAGAGATGCAAAAGACCATGAAGTACTTTATGTAAGTCTATTTGTGGTAAGTATAGGCATAGTATTATCTATGTGGTTTGTATATTTGACGATAAAGAGTATAGATAACAACGTAAGTATATTAAATAGAGTTGCAAATGAATTTAAAAACGGTAATCTAAATATAAAAGCTGAGATACGTTATCAAGATGAAATAGGTAAGGCAATAGAAAGTTTGGTAGATGGAGTTGGTACGGCAAACAGCATATTGCAAGATATAAAATCTACTATCGAGAGAATGGGAAGCTTAGATTTTACTAAAAATGTAGAGACTGATGCGGTAGGAGATTTTGAAGCTATCAAAAATGATGTCAACAAGTCTTTGGACGCTTTGAGAAAACTATTGCAAGCTATAACAGAAAGCGTTGTAAAACTAGGTACAAGCATGGAAGAAACATCTGCCACTACAAACGCTTTGGCTTTAGACAATAAAAATCTCAACGAGCAGATAAATGCGTTGGCAAATTCTATAGAAGAGATATCTGCTACTGTTAACTCTATAGCCTCAAACATGACAGATACAAAAAATATCATAAACAAACTTTTTGAAATAGTAAACAAAGGAAAATTGGCGATAAATCAAACAAGAGTTGATGCTGATATGATGAGTGAGCTGGCAAAAAAGGCAGTCTCCATTGTAGATTCTATAGTGTTTATAACAGAACAGACAAATCTTTTAGCTTTAAACGCTGCCATAGAAGCGGCCCGTGCAGGGGAAGCTGGGAGAGGATTCGCCGTTGTGGCAGATGAGGTGAAGAAACTGGCTGAAAAAGCCGGTGGTTTTGCAAAGAACGTATCAGATATTATATCTGATATAACAAAAGGTGTAAATTCAACTGTTAAGTCTATATTGATGGTAGACGATTATTATAAAGATATAGAAAATTATACATCTAACGTACAAGAAGCTTCTCAATCCATATCTTCTGCCATAGAAGAGCAAAACGCTACTTTGAACATGCTAAACAACTCCATGTTAGATGTGAGGACGTTTTCTGACAAATTGGCGGCAGCTATAGAAGAGCTTTCAGCTACAGCAAAGTCATTGGCTGATGTAGCTCAAGAGCTTAAAATAGAAGTTACTAAATTTAAGTTTTAGGATTTTGGTATGAAAAAGGTTATTTTTGCTTTGGCTTTTTG
Proteins encoded in this region:
- a CDS encoding hydrogenase small subunit, which gives rise to MDGKETFWEALKRHGVSRREFMKFSAIITGLMGLPPALIPKVVEAMETKPRVPVIWIHGLECTCCSESFIRSATPLASDVLLTMISLEYDDTLSAAAGEALEKHKEDIMKKYHGEYILAVEGNPPLGDDGMYCVVGGKPFLEGLKKAAEGAKVVIAWGSCASWGCVQAAKPNPTTAVPIDKVITDKPIVKIPGCPPIPEVMTGTIMYTVLFGKLPPLDSQGRPKMFYGNRIHDTCYRRPFFNEGMYVEQFDDEGAKKGWCLYKMGCRGPTTYNSCGNLRWYNGLSYPIQSGHGCIGCSADGFWDNGDFYSREQNIPFIGTESNADKVGAVAVGAVAVGAIAHGVISKIRSGKKEG
- a CDS encoding methyl-accepting chemotaxis protein, which codes for MTNISVKTKLYILGAIVAFFGVVIGAIVFYNTHKAVAQMDQEKYCLKVADPLYEMLIELQTARMYNKSLAVGDKSYKTPLENTFNKIDKILSKLSLLDKKYGKKLDMNKSFAELLSMYDNLKQNAYSFNPYQVNKNYDTISNFLTDKLIIRDCYIRGKLIKDPDFADSTAITGFFGNQPHIILKVGKLQSKSFELINISKQNATSNTAQSTNSTSNLNNSLNQQSASNQQNTYIHHLVMDISSLLSSIREHIHYACLFYNESARANKFYNEIHLSANAYKRYINDTFKPIIEKILDNPESAYIYKEQFVSSLSKLQTLSNALSRDTIHTLEKSVNIRDAKDHEVLYVSLFVVSIGIVLSMWFVYLTIKSIDNNVSILNRVANEFKNGNLNIKAEIRYQDEIGKAIESLVDGVGTANSILQDIKSTIERMGSLDFTKNVETDAVGDFEAIKNDVNKSLDALRKLLQAITESVVKLGTSMEETSATTNALALDNKNLNEQINALANSIEEISATVNSIASNMTDTKNIINKLFEIVNKGKLAINQTRVDADMMSELAKKAVSIVDSIVFITEQTNLLALNAAIEAARAGEAGRGFAVVADEVKKLAEKAGGFAKNVSDIISDITKGVNSTVKSILMVDDYYKDIENYTSNVQEASQSISSAIEEQNATLNMLNNSMLDVRTFSDKLAAAIEELSATAKSLADVAQELKIEVTKFKF